A DNA window from Hordeum vulgare subsp. vulgare chromosome 1H, MorexV3_pseudomolecules_assembly, whole genome shotgun sequence contains the following coding sequences:
- the LOC123418408 gene encoding uncharacterized protein LOC123418408: MSDCVTNRFNKKEDFQVVLGKGNPGESSCQQHTKWMAHWTRPSSSAYGKSCSPLEDANNSTCTKDSETSLFELKKSSMTKRLMLGGNCEGTSMEKLNSNMWGVPRDVWQETELTKIERRDGSFQSSVIQMQKDENFYAKRVVSETLSVCRISDLPLDLLKLVSSDENPDSHFNQLPMLSFSQKLDSTLGPKRKYATGTVFDDLFVPQQIPKLNVGPSNLMACSHQEYELQFPRMTDMVMDHCKPSGDIKYLLEDPACLISDHAGKKLKVDSNSSSDCGMDEQGTGQYFANPNKEPLGRCGEKQFNLSENSAKFTESVKQNGPYLFEMLTMPSKSQSTYAIDSLSSCSPLFGAQNHFSPKTKTVHGDAQHVSKSSAGLASSPMQKSNDCAEKAYEQLATLSIEGSPRYNKESRFHNANASANQYVSSKGTTSSNQGLSTPGTEIMDLDPPLFQTGTGNQVPNDTIGSPAGADPSDKWLKRLLHDTTDPHVHRSKRPRTGDCRPVGGAGGMSGTDIVVDHVEPRCVHCWIGRLCQGGGPPVSHGEPDERGTTAKPDVVAREFGGHFPSIKAMAMMGRVMSKIGPFDRQRKGPWVMWKAEDGA, translated from the exons ATGTCAGACTGTGTCACGAATAGATTCAATAAGAAAGAAGACTTCCAAGTTGTTTTGGGCAAAGGAAATCCTGGAGAGTCATCTTGCCAGCAACATACCAAGTGGATGGCACACTGGACCAGACCAAGCAGCAGTGCATATGGCAAGAGCTGTAGTCCGTTGGAGGATGCCAACAATAGCACCTGCACAAAAGATTCTGAGACTTCACTTTTTGAGCTTAAGAAATCCAGCATGACCAAAAGGCTAATGTTGGGAGGAAACTGTGAAGGAACTTCCATGGAGAAGTTAAACTCTAACATGTGGGGCGTGCCGCGTGATGTTTGGCAAGAAACTGAACTGACGAAAATTGAACGGCGAGATGGGTCTTTTCAGAGTTCTGTTATTCAGATGCAGAAAGATGAGAATTTCTATGCAAAGAGAGTTGTATCAGAAACACTGTCCGTTTGCAGGATTTCAGATCTACCACTGGATTTGCTGAAACTTGTGAGCTCAGACGAGAACCCTGATTCACATTTCAACCAGCTTCCTATGTTGTCATTCAGTCAAAAACTTGACAGTACACTCGGCCCAAAGCGGAAGTATGCGACCGGTACTGTGTTCGACGATCTCTTTGTGCCACAACAAATTCCGAAGCTAAACGTGGGTCCATCCAACTTGATGGCATGCTCGCATCAGGAATATGAGCTGCAGTTTCCTCGAATGACCGACATGGTCATGGATCATTGCAAACCTTCAGGGGACATCAAATATCTCCTAGAAGACCCTGCCTGTCTCATTTCTGATCATGCAGGGAAGAAACTGAAAGTTGACAGTAACTCATCATCAGATTGTGGAATGGATGAGCAGGGTACAGGCCAATATTTTGCAAACCCAAATAAGGAGCCACTCGGCAGATGTGGCGAAAAGCAGTTCAACCTTTCAGAGAACAGTGCGAAATTTACAGAATCTGTTAAACAAAACGGTCCCTATTTATTTGAAATGCTGACCATGCCTTCCAAATCACAAAGTACATACGCAATAGATTCGCTGTCTTCTTGCAGTCCTTTATTTGGAGCCCAGAACCACTTCTCACCTAAAACTAAAACGGTGCATGGAGATGCACAACATGTGTCAAAATCCTCAGCAG GCCTCGCTTCATCGCCGATGCAAAAG AGCAATGACTGCGCAGAAAAAGCATATGAGCAGCTGGCTACtctgtccatagaaggatcaccaaGATACAACAAAGAAAGCAGATTTCATAATGCCAATGCCAGTGCCAATCAATACGTTTCATCCAAAGGAACCACTTCCAGCAACCAAGGACTCAGCACCCCCGGAACAGAAATCATGGACTTGGACCCCCCGCTGTTTCAAACCGGGACAGGAAATCAAGTCCCCAACGACACAATTGGATCGCCAGCGGGTGCCGATCCAAGCGACAAATGGCTCAAACGCCTGCTCCATGACACCACAGATCCTCATGTCCACCGTTCCAAGAGGCCCAGAACGGGAGACTGCCGTCCGGTTGGAGGAGCAGGTGGAATGTCCGGCACCGACATCGTCGTCGACCATGTCGAGCCAAGGTGTGTTCACTGCTGGATAGGAAGGCTGTGCCAGGGTGGTGGCCCCCCTGTTTCGCATGGAGAACCAGATGAAAGGGGAACAACAGCGAAGCCTGACGTCGTGGCCAGGGAATTTGGAGGCCATTTCCCGAGCATCAAGGCGATGGCGATGATGGGGCGGGTGATGAGCAAGATCGGGCCGTTTGATCGTCAGAGGAAGGGGCCTTGGGTCATGTGGAAGGCAGAGGACGGAGCCTGA